A window of Zingiber officinale cultivar Zhangliang chromosome 5A, Zo_v1.1, whole genome shotgun sequence contains these coding sequences:
- the LOC121981692 gene encoding coatomer subunit beta-1-like, giving the protein MEKSCSMLIHFDKGSPAMANEIKEALEGNDVEAKIDALKKAIMLLLNGESLPQLFITIVRYVLPSEDHTVQKLLLLYLEIIDKTDARGRVLPEMILICQNLRNNLQHPNEYIRGVTLRFLCRLSEPEILEPLIPSVLTNLEHRHPFIRRHAILAIAAIYRLPTGEQLLPDAPVLVEKVLSSEQDLSARRNAFLMLASCAQLPAVAYLLSQADHVANWGDLLQMAALDLIRKVCRSNSGEKGKYIKIIISLLSCPSEAVVYECACTLVSLSSAPTAIRAAANTYCQLLQSQSDNNVKLIVLERLNELKTSHKEIMVEMIMDVLRALSSPNLDIKRKTLDIALELITSRNIDEVVLTLKKEVVKTQSTELEKNGEYRQMLVQAIHSCAIKFPQVASTVVHLLMDFLGDSNVASAIDVVLFVREIIETNPKLRVSVITRLLDTFYQIRAARVCSCALWIIGEYCLSLSEVESGIVTIKQCLGDIPFYTATEEGETADASKKLQQVSSVTVSSKRPVVLADGTYATQSAASETAFSAPTVLPGSLASPGNLRALILSGDFFVGAVVASTLTKLVLRLEEVQPSKTEANRACTDALLIMTSMLQLGKSSFLPHPIDNDSYDRIVLCIRLLCNTGDDVRKIWLQSCRQSFAAMLAEKQFREIEEIKAKAQISYAQPDDLIDFYHLKSRKGMSQLELEDEVQDDLKRATGEFMKDGDDANKLNRILQLTGFSDPVYAEAYVTVHHYDIVLDVTVINRTKETLQNLCLELATMGDLKLVDRPQNYTLAPESSKQIRANIKVSSTETGVIFGNIVYETSNVHERTVVVLNDIHIDIMDYISPATCADVTFKNMWAEFEWENKVAVNTILQDEKEFLNHIIKSTNMKCLTPPSALDGECGFLAANLYAKSVFGEDALVNISLEKQADGKLSGYIRIRSKTQGIALSLGDKITLKQKGGSN; this is encoded by the exons ATGGAGAAGTCGTGTTCGATGCTGATCCACTTCGACAAGGGATCTCCGGCTATGGCGAACGAGATCAAGGAGGCTCTCGAGGGCAACGACGTGGAGGCCAAGATCGACGCCCTCAAGAAGGCTATCATGCTACTGCTCAACGGTGAATCCCTTCCCCAGCTATTCATCACCATCGTCCGCTATGTCCTACCCTCCGAGGACCACACCGTGCAGAAACTGTTGCTCCTCTACTTGGAGATTATCGACAAGACGGACGCCCGTGGCCGCGTGCTTCCGGAGATGATCCTCATCTGTCAGAATCTCCGCAACAATCTGCAGCACCCGAACGAATACATCCGCGGCGTCACGCTCCGTTTCCTCTGCCGCCTGTCTGAGCCTGAGATCCTGGAGCCGCTCATCCCCTCTGTCCTTACCAACCTCGAGCATCGCCACCCCTTCATCCGCCGCCATGCCATCCTCGCCATCGCTGCCATCTACCGCCTACCGACTGGGGAGCAACTGCTCCCCGATGCACCTGTACTGGTCGAAAAGGTCCTGTCGTCCGAGCAGGACCTCTCTGCCCGACGAAATGCTTTCCTTATGCTTGCCTCGTGTGCCCAGCTTCCAGCGGTTGCTTACCTCTTGTCCCAAGCTGACCACGTGGCCAACTGGGGTGACCTCCTCCAGATGGCTGCACTGGATCTCATCCGCAAGGTCTGCCGTTCTAACTCAGGAGAGAAGGGTAAGTATATTAAGATCATCATCTCCCTCCTCAGTTGCCCCTCTGAAGCAGTAGTCTACGAGTGTGCCTGCACCCTTGTATCCTTGTCATCGGCCCCCACAGCTATCCGTGCTGCTGCCAATACCTACTGCCAGCTCCTCCAATCGCAGAGTGACAACAATGTGAAACTCATTGTGCTTGAGCGTCTCAACGAGCTCAAGACGTCACACAAGGAAATCATGGTGGAGATGATCATGGATGTGCTCCGTGCACTGTCAAGTCCAAATCTTGACATCAAGCGCAAGACTTTGGACATTGCTCTCGAGCTGATCACCTCAAGGAACATCGACGAGGTGGTTCTCACGCTCAAGAAAGAGGTTGTCAAGACTCAGAGCACTGAACTCGAGAAGAATGGGGAGTACCGGCAGATGCTAGTGCAGGCCATCCATTCGTGCGCAATCAAGTTCCCTCAGGTTGCTAGTACAGTCGTTCATTTGTTGATGGATTTCCTTGGTGATTCTAATGTGGCTTCTGCTATCGATGTCGTCCTCTTTGTGAGAGAAATAATTGAGACAAATCCTAAGCTCAGGGTTTCAGTAATCACTAGGTTGCTTGACACGTTTTATCAGATTCGTGCTGCAAGGGTCTGTTCGTGTGCTCTTTGGATCATTGGTGAGTACTGTCTTTCACTGTCGGAGGTGGAGAGTGGAATTGTGACAATTAAGCAGTGCCTTGGAGACATTCCCTTCTACACTGCCACTGAGGAAGGGGAGACGGCTGATGCTTCAAAGAAACTGCAGCAAGTTTCTTCTGTTACTGTCTCTTCTAAGCGGCCTGTAGTGCTTGCAGATGGCACATATGCAACACAAAGTGCTGCCTCTGAAACTGCTTTCTCTGCTCCAACAGTTCTTCCTGGATCTTTGGCTTCGCCTGGAAATCTTAGGGCGTTGATCCTGTCCGGCGACTTTTTTGTAGGAGCAGTTGTTGCTTCTACTTTGACGAAGCTGGTTTTGAGATTGGAGGAGGTCCAACCATCAAAGACTGAAGCAAATAGAGCATGCACCGATGCATTGCTAATCATGACTTCTATGTTGCAGTTAGGAAAATCATCATTTCTTCCACACCCAATTGATAATGATTCTTATGACAGGATTGTGTTGTGCATAAGATTGCTCTGCAACACTGGTGATGATGTGAGAAAAATATGGTTGCAGTCATGTCGCCAGAGTTTTGCAGCAATGCTTGCAGAGAAGCAATTTCGAGAAATTGAGGAGATTAAAGCTAAGGCCCAAATTTCCTATGCCCAGCCTGATGATCTTATTGATTTCTATCATTTGAAGAGTCGCAAG GGCATGAGTCAGCTCGAGTTAGAAGACGAGGTTCAAGATGACTTAAAACGTGCAACTGGAGAATTTATGAAAGATGGAGATGATGCAAATAAGTTGAACAGAATCCTTCAACTCACTGGTTTTAGTGATCCTGTCTATGCTGAGGCTTATGTGACGGTTCATCATTATGATATTGTCCTTGATGTCACTGTGATTAATCGAACAAAGGAAACCCTTCAGAACCTGTGTTTGGAATTAGCAACTATGGGGGACCTCAAGCTTGTAGACCGACCTCAAAATTATACTCTAGCTCCAGAGTCAAGCAAGCAAATCAGAGCTAATATAAAAGTCTCTTCCACAGAAACAGGAGTAATATTTGGCAATATTGTATACGAGACTTCAAATGTGCACGAGAGAACTGTTGTGGTCCTCAATGACATCCACATTGATATCATGGACTACATATCTCCTGCTACCTGTGCTGATGTGACATTCAAGAATATGTGGGCAGAATTTGAGTGGGAAAACAAG GTTGCAGTGAACACAATATTACAAGATGAAAAGGAGTTTTTGAATCACATTATCAAGTCAACCAACATGAAGTGCCTCACACCACC ATCTGCTCTAGACGGGGAGTGTGGGTTCCTTGCCGCAAACCTGTACGCAAAGAGTGTTTTTGGAGAGGATGCTTTGGTCAACATAAGCCTAGAGAAACAGGCTGACGGGAAGCTGAGTGGTTACATCAGGATCCGAAGCAAGACACAAGGCATTGCCCTCAGTCTGGGAGATAAAATCACCCTCAAACAGAAGGGCGGCAGTAACTAA
- the LOC121981693 gene encoding uncharacterized protein LOC121981693 has protein sequence MCLVFVCDEEEERVLGSYQAPGSCPFCGGAVVATDVESAWRLCFLPVYFHTKRRFHCASPLCARRLVAYRP, from the coding sequence ATGTGCTTGGTGTTCGTGTGcgacgaggaggaggagagggtgtTGGGGAGCTACCAAGCGCCGGGGAGCTGCCCCTTCTGCGGCGGCGCCGTCGTCGCCACCGACGTCGAGAGCGCGTGGAGGCTCTGCTTCCTACCCGTCTACTTCCACACCAAGCGCCGCTTCCACTGCGCCAGCCCCCTCTGCGCTCGCCGCTTGGTCGCCTACCGTCCTTAA